From a single Bacteroidia bacterium genomic region:
- a CDS encoding DUF4240 domain-containing protein: protein MTTVINVSLNDLSSQFISDLKQKFGKTAEIEIRLQDKSPADDFFSEDDFWRVISKIDWSKKGSEYKISPAIKMLAQMPVVCIYLFADRLSAKLYHLDTKAHAMAYAANEPDNYVSADDFLYARCAVVAEGKEYYEKVLNDPSQMPDDIVFEPLLYLADDAFELKMGLPFNYMPTYQYETHSNEAGWERD from the coding sequence ATGACAACCGTAATAAATGTCAGTCTGAATGACCTAAGCAGTCAGTTTATCAGCGACTTAAAGCAGAAATTTGGTAAAACCGCCGAAATTGAAATTCGGCTTCAGGATAAATCTCCCGCAGATGACTTTTTTTCGGAAGATGATTTTTGGCGGGTCATTAGCAAAATCGACTGGTCAAAAAAAGGTTCAGAATACAAAATCAGCCCTGCGATAAAAATGCTGGCCCAGATGCCAGTGGTTTGTATCTATCTTTTTGCCGACAGGCTTTCGGCGAAACTCTATCATTTGGACACAAAGGCGCATGCAATGGCCTACGCGGCCAATGAACCCGACAACTATGTATCGGCGGATGATTTTTTGTACGCCCGCTGTGCAGTGGTGGCAGAAGGGAAAGAATACTATGAAAAGGTATTAAACGACCCTTCCCAAATGCCAGATGATATCGTTTTCGAACCCTTATTATACCTGGCAGACGACGCATTCGAACTAAAAATGGGCCTCCCGTTCAACTATATGCCTACATACCAGTATGAGACCCACAGCAACGAAGCAGGGTGGGAAAGGGATTAA
- a CDS encoding carbon-nitrogen hydrolase, with product MKNKIVNVGLVQMSCSADVEANRAKALQKVEEAAAKGAQIVCLQELFGSLYFCDIESYDNFGLAEAIPDGPSVKACQELAKRLNIVIIASLFERRAQGLYHNTVAVIDADGSYLGKYRKNHIPDDPGYYEKFYFTPGDTGYRVFKTAYATIGVLICWDQWYPEAARITSLMGAEMLFYPTAIGWALSQDAATNDEQYNAWQTIQRSHSVANGVPVVSVNRVGIEGEMKFWGGSFVSNPFGRLLYKAGHEEEVVHVQEIDLAASDSYRTHWPFLRDRRIDTYQPILQRFIDQE from the coding sequence TTGAAAAATAAAATCGTAAACGTCGGTCTGGTGCAGATGTCCTGCTCCGCGGATGTGGAAGCCAACCGCGCCAAAGCGCTCCAAAAAGTGGAAGAAGCCGCCGCCAAAGGTGCGCAGATTGTCTGCCTGCAGGAGTTGTTTGGTTCGCTCTATTTCTGTGATATCGAAAGCTATGACAACTTCGGCCTCGCCGAAGCTATCCCCGATGGCCCCTCGGTCAAAGCCTGCCAGGAACTGGCAAAAAGGCTGAATATCGTCATCATCGCCTCGCTCTTCGAGCGCCGCGCCCAGGGCCTCTACCACAATACCGTGGCCGTCATCGATGCCGATGGTTCCTATCTCGGCAAATACCGCAAAAATCATATCCCCGACGACCCGGGCTATTACGAAAAGTTTTATTTCACCCCCGGCGATACGGGCTACCGGGTATTTAAAACTGCCTACGCCACCATCGGTGTGCTCATTTGCTGGGACCAATGGTACCCCGAAGCGGCACGTATCACCAGCCTCATGGGCGCAGAAATGCTCTTCTACCCCACCGCCATCGGCTGGGCGCTCAGCCAGGATGCCGCCACCAACGACGAACAGTACAACGCCTGGCAAACCATCCAGCGCAGCCACTCGGTCGCCAATGGTGTGCCTGTCGTTTCTGTCAACCGCGTGGGCATCGAAGGTGAAATGAAGTTCTGGGGCGGATCGTTTGTCTCCAATCCCTTCGGCAGACTGCTCTACAAGGCCGGGCACGAAGAGGAAGTGGTTCACGTTCAGGAAATTGACCTCGCTGCTTCTGACAGCTACCGTACCCACTGGCCGTTTTTGCGCGACCGCCGCATCGATACCTATCAGCCTATTCTACAGCGTTTTATCGATCAGGAATAA
- a CDS encoding agmatine deiminase family protein produces MTSDSNSSIPQPHTPRAEGYTFPAEWAPHIATWLSWPHNEESWPGKIQSIYPVYCEFIRLLTTQEEVHINVNHTAMRDRVAKMLGDARADMDQVFFHIFPTNDAWCRDHGPAFVVNPHSPQPKAVVKWNYNAWGGKYPPFDLDNEIPVKAAGYLGVPIYRPGIIMEGGSIEVNGDGTLMTTTACLLNPNRNPHLSKAEIERYLCDYYGQQQILWLGDGIVGDDTDGHIDDITRFVSRDTVVTVVESNPSDDNYAPLQENLHALKAMTLHDGTPLKVIELPMPDPVWYDNRQLPASYANFYIANGLVIVPTYRCAQDKDALDILTACFPDRKVVGLDSTDIVWGLGSFHCLSQQEPA; encoded by the coding sequence ATGACGTCTGATTCCAATTCATCCATTCCCCAACCCCATACTCCCCGGGCTGAAGGATATACCTTTCCAGCCGAATGGGCACCGCATATCGCTACCTGGCTGAGCTGGCCGCACAATGAAGAGTCCTGGCCGGGCAAAATCCAGAGCATCTATCCGGTGTACTGCGAATTTATCCGCCTGCTCACCACGCAGGAAGAGGTGCATATCAATGTCAACCATACCGCCATGCGCGACCGCGTGGCAAAAATGCTCGGCGATGCCAGAGCTGATATGGATCAGGTGTTTTTTCATATTTTCCCTACCAATGACGCCTGGTGCCGCGACCACGGGCCAGCTTTTGTGGTAAACCCGCATTCGCCCCAGCCCAAAGCCGTAGTGAAGTGGAATTACAACGCATGGGGTGGAAAATATCCGCCTTTCGATCTCGACAACGAAATTCCGGTCAAAGCCGCGGGCTATCTGGGTGTGCCGATATACCGCCCGGGTATCATCATGGAAGGCGGGTCGATCGAGGTGAATGGCGATGGAACCCTAATGACCACTACCGCCTGCCTGCTCAACCCCAACCGCAATCCGCACCTCTCCAAAGCAGAAATCGAACGTTATCTCTGCGATTATTACGGACAACAACAGATCCTCTGGTTGGGCGATGGCATTGTCGGTGACGACACCGACGGTCATATTGACGATATCACCCGTTTTGTGAGTCGAGATACCGTGGTTACGGTGGTAGAATCCAACCCTTCGGATGACAATTATGCACCCCTTCAGGAAAACCTTCACGCCCTGAAGGCCATGACCCTGCACGATGGCACCCCGCTCAAGGTCATCGAACTGCCCATGCCTGATCCGGTATGGTACGACAACCGGCAATTGCCGGCTTCTTATGCCAATTTTTATATCGCAAACGGCCTCGTCATCGTGCCGACCTATCGCTGCGCGCAGGACAAAGACGCACTCGACATCCTGACAGCGTGTTTCCCCGACCGAAAAGTCGTCGGGCTTGATTCCACAGACATTGTCTGGGGGCTGGGCAGTTTTCACTGCCTGAGCCAGCAGGAACCTGCTTAG
- the tnpA gene encoding IS200/IS605 family transposase, which produces MSDSYTQLHVQLVFAVKYRQALIRKSWKNKLHAYITGVVQNNGHKMVSINSMPDHIHILIGYRPSQLLGNLVENIKTSSNKWIKASGLSWHPFAWQNGYGAFSYSRSQIPAIARYIENQENHHRKQSFREEYLGLLKSMDILYDERYVFEFFDDISGYDE; this is translated from the coding sequence ATGTCAGACTCTTACACCCAATTGCATGTCCAATTGGTTTTCGCGGTGAAATACCGCCAGGCGTTGATCCGCAAATCGTGGAAAAATAAATTACATGCGTACATTACAGGAGTCGTGCAAAACAACGGGCATAAAATGGTTTCCATCAACAGCATGCCCGACCATATCCATATTCTGATTGGCTACCGACCTTCCCAGCTTCTTGGCAACCTCGTAGAAAACATCAAAACTTCTTCCAATAAATGGATCAAAGCCAGCGGATTGTCCTGGCACCCTTTTGCATGGCAAAATGGATATGGTGCTTTTTCATATAGCCGATCTCAGATTCCGGCCATAGCCCGGTACATAGAAAACCAGGAAAATCATCATCGAAAGCAGTCCTTTCGTGAAGAATATCTAGGCCTATTAAAATCAATGGATATTCTCTACGATGAACGCTATGTGTTTGAATTTTTTGATGATATATCAGGTTATGATGAATAG
- a CDS encoding sulfatase-like hydrolase/transferase: MKKFPFTSLLLLIFLSISVSCGKSDNGQTASADKLPNVVIIFTDDQGYQDLGCFGSPDILTPNIDKMAKEGARFSSFYTAQPVCSASRSALMTGCYPDRIGVHGAYMPFSKKALNLNEVTIAEMLKPLGYATACFGKWHLGDHPDYLPTKQGFDEYFGLPFSNDMWDKHPENKNHRFGKLPLIEGDSIITYLEDQSMLTTWYTEHAVDFINRKKDEPFFLYVPHSMPHVPLFVSDKFKGKSARGLYGDVIMEIDWSVGQILQALKDNGLDDNTLVIFTSDNGPWMSYGKHAGSALPLREGKGTVLEGGVREPTVMRWPGKIPAGQEIHKPCMTIDILPTLAGLTGAELPTHTIDGLDIWPIISGEEHAQNPHEAYFFYYHTNELQGVLSSDGRWKLYLPHRYRSLNGREGNDDGTPIPYEMNDMGLELYDLDNDISETKNVAAEFPQVVAEMEQYVEKARAELGDKLTERTGAGVRPVGEQVW; this comes from the coding sequence ATGAAAAAATTTCCCTTTACTTCTCTTTTGTTGCTCATTTTTTTGAGTATTTCCGTCTCTTGCGGCAAATCTGACAATGGTCAGACCGCATCTGCCGACAAACTTCCCAATGTCGTCATCATCTTCACCGATGACCAGGGTTATCAGGATCTGGGATGTTTTGGTTCGCCCGACATCCTCACGCCCAATATCGATAAGATGGCAAAAGAAGGTGCGCGATTTTCGAGTTTTTACACCGCTCAGCCGGTCTGTTCTGCTTCGCGCTCCGCGCTTATGACCGGCTGCTATCCTGACCGGATTGGTGTTCATGGCGCATATATGCCATTTTCAAAAAAGGCCCTCAACCTCAACGAAGTCACCATCGCCGAAATGCTCAAACCGCTGGGATATGCAACCGCGTGTTTTGGCAAATGGCACCTGGGCGACCATCCCGATTATTTGCCTACCAAACAGGGATTTGACGAGTATTTTGGACTCCCTTTTTCCAACGATATGTGGGACAAACACCCCGAAAACAAAAACCATCGCTTCGGCAAACTTCCGCTGATTGAAGGTGATTCTATTATCACTTACCTGGAGGATCAGAGCATGCTCACCACCTGGTATACCGAACACGCAGTGGACTTTATCAACAGGAAAAAAGACGAGCCATTTTTCCTGTATGTTCCCCACTCAATGCCGCATGTGCCGCTGTTTGTCTCCGACAAGTTTAAAGGTAAATCTGCCCGTGGACTGTATGGCGATGTGATCATGGAAATCGACTGGTCGGTAGGACAGATTCTTCAGGCCCTGAAAGACAATGGGCTGGACGACAATACACTGGTTATTTTCACCTCTGACAACGGCCCCTGGATGAGTTATGGAAAACACGCCGGTTCGGCGCTACCACTTCGCGAAGGAAAAGGCACCGTCCTCGAAGGCGGCGTGCGCGAGCCAACCGTTATGCGCTGGCCGGGGAAAATCCCTGCCGGGCAGGAAATCCACAAACCCTGTATGACCATCGATATTCTCCCGACTCTGGCCGGACTGACCGGTGCGGAACTGCCGACCCATACGATTGACGGGCTGGACATCTGGCCGATTATTTCAGGAGAAGAACACGCCCAAAATCCACATGAAGCCTATTTTTTCTACTACCATACCAACGAACTTCAGGGCGTACTCAGCAGCGACGGGCGTTGGAAACTGTATCTCCCACACCGCTACCGCTCCCTCAATGGCCGTGAAGGAAACGATGACGGCACCCCGATTCCCTACGAAATGAACGATATGGGGCTGGAATTGTACGACCTGGACAATGACATCAGCGAAACCAAAAATGTAGCCGCAGAATTTCCGCAGGTCGTGGCAGAAATGGAGCAATACGTCGAAAAAGCCCGTGCAGAGCTTGGCGACAAACTCACCGAAAGGACAGGTGCAGGTGTTCGCCCGGTGGGCGAGCAGGTGTGGTAA
- a CDS encoding tagaturonate reductase: MKITDYFSNRTPLPVRVLQFGEGNFLRAFVDWIIHRMNQQLNFQSGVSVVQPIAQGMTDMLSAQDGLYTLYLNGIKNGTAVSEHEVIDCIQRAVNPYTDFVAYLAEAENPDLRFIFSNTTEAGIAFNAEDQLTDAPPASFPGKLTVLLYHRYRHFSGDKDKGCIIIPCELIEKNGETLRDILLQIADHWKLEEGFSKWLTESNTFCNTLVDRIVPGYPRNRIAEIQAELGYEDNLVVEGEQFHLWVIEGPAAAHAEFPADKAGLNVLFTDDMTPYRTRKVRILNGAHTVMVPVAYLYGQEAVRESVEHPVLGQFIKKAIFEEIIPTLDLPKEELVQFAEDVIDRFRNPFIHHLLLSISLNSVSKFKTRVLPSLLEYVARKGQLPQRLVFSLAATIVFYRGKRNETAIPLNDNKEYLDFFAGVWAEWETTQNTAQLAEKVLKLTSAWGKDLTEVPELTNLLTDYLSAILTKGIESAGKEYHLF; the protein is encoded by the coding sequence ATGAAAATAACCGATTATTTTTCCAACCGTACCCCGCTCCCGGTTCGTGTACTTCAGTTTGGCGAAGGAAACTTTCTCCGCGCATTTGTGGACTGGATTATTCACCGGATGAATCAACAGCTCAACTTTCAGTCGGGTGTCTCAGTGGTACAGCCCATTGCGCAGGGAATGACTGATATGCTCAGCGCACAGGATGGACTTTATACCCTGTATCTCAACGGGATCAAAAACGGCACTGCTGTCAGCGAACACGAAGTGATTGACTGTATTCAGCGGGCGGTGAACCCCTACACAGATTTTGTTGCCTATCTGGCGGAAGCCGAAAATCCTGATCTCAGGTTTATTTTCTCCAATACCACCGAAGCGGGTATAGCTTTTAATGCGGAAGACCAACTGACAGACGCCCCGCCGGCCAGTTTCCCCGGCAAACTTACCGTCTTATTGTATCATCGCTACCGGCATTTTTCAGGAGACAAAGACAAAGGGTGTATCATCATTCCCTGCGAGTTGATCGAAAAAAATGGCGAAACCCTTCGCGACATTCTGCTTCAAATCGCAGATCACTGGAAACTGGAAGAAGGGTTTTCCAAATGGCTGACAGAATCGAATACGTTCTGCAACACCCTGGTAGATCGAATTGTACCGGGTTATCCCCGCAACCGGATCGCAGAGATACAGGCAGAACTTGGCTATGAGGATAACCTTGTGGTGGAAGGCGAACAGTTTCACCTTTGGGTGATTGAAGGGCCTGCTGCAGCACATGCCGAATTTCCCGCAGATAAAGCCGGGCTGAATGTGCTGTTTACCGACGATATGACGCCCTACCGCACCCGCAAAGTGCGCATTCTCAATGGCGCACATACGGTGATGGTTCCGGTTGCCTATCTCTACGGACAGGAAGCGGTAAGGGAAAGTGTCGAACATCCCGTGCTGGGACAATTTATCAAAAAAGCCATATTCGAAGAAATTATCCCTACCCTCGACCTACCCAAAGAAGAACTGGTGCAGTTTGCAGAAGATGTCATTGACCGTTTCCGCAACCCCTTTATTCACCACCTGCTGCTCAGCATTTCCCTCAACTCTGTTTCCAAGTTCAAAACCCGCGTCCTTCCCTCCCTGCTGGAATATGTGGCGAGAAAAGGCCAATTACCCCAAAGACTGGTTTTCTCGCTGGCCGCAACGATTGTATTTTACAGAGGAAAAAGAAACGAGACCGCCATTCCCCTCAACGACAACAAAGAATATCTCGATTTTTTTGCAGGGGTATGGGCAGAATGGGAAACCACCCAAAACACTGCCCAACTCGCAGAAAAAGTGCTGAAACTGACCAGTGCCTGGGGAAAAGATTTGACAGAAGTGCCGGAATTGACGAATTTACTCACTGATTATCTTTCAGCCATACTGACAAAAGGCATTGAATCTGCCGGAAAAGAGTACCATCTTTTCTGA
- a CDS encoding cellulase family glycosylhydrolase gives MKYLIPFLLIFLVGCTKPAGDQPSQKEVAVFDIHRGTNISHWLSQSNRVGAEREGWFTESDVAFLSAQGFDHLRIPIDEMQMWNEAGEKEPEAFALLHNSLKWCQSHNLKAIVDLHILRSHHFNEGEKPLWTQAAAQERFFQCWRELSAELINYPNDFLAYELMNEPVADNPEDWNVLVGKAAAVVRENEPYRKIFIGSNRWQSTETFGDLRLPENDKHIIVSFHFYEPFLLTHHTASWTGIKNYKGPVQYPGLPIPQEVMDTLNAEVKASVEGMNHIFTKDSLEKRIMKPVNYARERGLQVYCGEWGCLPTVPRESFLNWYSDMREVLETNGVSWSTWDYKGGFGVKDREGKPVEDLLEVLLQ, from the coding sequence ATGAAATACCTCATTCCTTTCCTCCTTATTTTCCTCGTGGGTTGTACAAAACCTGCGGGCGATCAGCCTTCTCAAAAAGAAGTCGCTGTTTTTGATATTCACCGCGGCACCAATATCTCCCACTGGCTTTCGCAGAGCAACCGCGTGGGTGCAGAGCGGGAAGGCTGGTTTACCGAGTCTGATGTCGCTTTCCTTTCCGCACAGGGATTTGACCACCTCCGTATTCCCATCGATGAAATGCAGATGTGGAATGAAGCCGGAGAAAAAGAACCCGAAGCATTTGCCCTGCTTCACAATTCGCTGAAATGGTGCCAGAGCCACAACCTCAAGGCCATTGTCGATCTGCACATTCTCCGCTCCCACCATTTTAATGAAGGCGAAAAACCGCTTTGGACGCAGGCTGCTGCACAGGAGCGCTTTTTCCAATGCTGGCGCGAGCTTTCTGCTGAGTTGATCAATTATCCCAACGATTTTCTCGCTTACGAACTGATGAACGAACCCGTCGCCGACAATCCGGAAGACTGGAATGTGCTGGTAGGAAAAGCCGCCGCAGTCGTAAGAGAAAATGAACCCTACCGGAAAATATTTATCGGCTCCAACCGCTGGCAGTCCACCGAGACATTTGGCGACCTGCGCCTGCCCGAAAATGACAAACACATCATCGTGAGTTTTCATTTCTACGAACCCTTTCTCCTGACCCATCATACAGCGAGCTGGACGGGTATAAAAAATTACAAAGGCCCGGTGCAATATCCCGGTTTGCCGATTCCGCAGGAAGTAATGGATACCCTGAATGCGGAGGTGAAAGCTTCTGTCGAGGGGATGAACCACATTTTCACCAAAGACAGTCTGGAAAAACGGATTATGAAGCCCGTAAACTATGCGAGAGAAAGAGGGTTGCAGGTGTATTGCGGGGAATGGGGATGTCTTCCCACGGTGCCGAGAGAGTCATTTCTCAACTGGTACAGCGATATGCGGGAAGTGCTGGAAACCAATGGCGTATCTTGGTCAACCTGGGACTATAAAGGCGGATTTGGCGTAAAAGACAGGGAAGGAAAACCCGTGGAAGATTTATTGGAGGTTCTCCTACAATAA
- a CDS encoding Uma2 family endonuclease: MLIIEGLEIRNYSEHMSDGELFEFCADNPQLRIERDSRKNIIIMSPADGESGYFEKEFIVDIGIWTRSHSGVSCSSNTGFLLPNGAMRAPDASWISPERWNTLSSAEKSKFLAVVPDFVVEVRSPSDNIHTLGEKMLEWIENGVRLAWLIDPQAKRAFIYREDGSVDTVEGFDQKLSGENVLEEFVFDLSQLQIP; this comes from the coding sequence ATGCTGATTATCGAAGGACTGGAAATCAGGAACTATTCTGAACACATGAGCGACGGTGAGTTGTTTGAATTTTGCGCAGACAACCCGCAACTCAGGATCGAAAGAGATTCCCGTAAAAATATAATTATTATGTCGCCAGCCGATGGTGAATCAGGATATTTTGAGAAAGAATTCATCGTGGATATAGGTATCTGGACAAGGAGTCATTCTGGTGTTTCTTGCAGTTCCAATACAGGTTTTCTATTGCCCAATGGAGCTATGCGCGCCCCAGACGCCTCCTGGATCAGTCCGGAAAGATGGAATACACTCAGTTCAGCAGAAAAATCCAAATTCCTGGCAGTCGTTCCGGACTTTGTGGTTGAAGTTCGCTCTCCTTCGGACAATATCCATACCCTCGGCGAAAAAATGCTGGAATGGATCGAAAATGGTGTCCGTCTGGCCTGGCTGATTGATCCGCAAGCCAAACGGGCATTCATTTACAGGGAAGATGGATCTGTTGACACTGTGGAAGGATTTGATCAGAAACTCTCCGGTGAAAATGTACTGGAAGAATTTGTTTTTGATCTTTCCCAACTCCAAATCCCATAG
- a CDS encoding FAD-dependent oxidoreductase translates to MKPLLFLAAFLLAFGCQKPGTYDLVIYGGTSAGVSAAIQAKRMGKSVVIVCPETHLGGLTAGGLGFTDSGDKNAVGGFAREYYRRLKVHYDKPEAWRQQKPEEYSRYRADEDAMWVFEPHVAEAAFEALIRENDIPVFRDHWLDRENGVKKEGEKIVSITMLNGSTWTGKIFMDATYEGDLMAAAGVSYTVGREANATYGETLNGIQKANTLKHQFDFPVSPYIIPEDSTSGLLPRIHGGDPGEDGQGDQRLQAYNYRMCLTTATENQIPFPKPANYDPMQYELLGRYLDKGWRQVFQKFDAAPNRKTDTNNHGAFSTDNIGMNYDYPEATYERRKEILKEHEDYQKGLMWYLAYDPRVPEDVRAEMSQWGLAKDEFTDNGHWPHQIYVREARRMVSDFVMTELHLKKEIPTPKPIGMGSYNMDSHNAQRYVDENGFARNEGDIQVSPGGPYPVSYEAIIPQKSEATNLLVPVCLSSSHIAYGSIRMEPVFMILGQSAATAASLAIDGNTSVQDVDYNQLKARLEADGQVLGL, encoded by the coding sequence ATGAAACCCCTGCTTTTTCTCGCTGCTTTTTTACTGGCCTTTGGCTGCCAGAAGCCCGGTACCTATGACCTTGTTATTTACGGGGGAACCTCCGCCGGCGTTTCTGCTGCGATTCAGGCCAAACGAATGGGCAAATCGGTAGTCATCGTTTGTCCCGAAACGCACCTCGGCGGTCTTACCGCGGGCGGACTGGGTTTTACCGACTCCGGCGATAAAAACGCGGTTGGAGGTTTTGCCCGCGAATATTACCGGCGCCTCAAAGTCCATTACGACAAGCCCGAAGCCTGGCGCCAGCAAAAACCCGAAGAATACAGCCGCTACCGCGCCGACGAAGATGCCATGTGGGTATTTGAACCCCATGTAGCCGAAGCGGCATTTGAGGCGTTGATTCGGGAGAATGATATTCCTGTTTTTCGCGACCACTGGCTTGACCGGGAAAACGGAGTAAAAAAAGAAGGAGAAAAAATCGTTTCCATTACCATGCTGAATGGCAGTACCTGGACAGGAAAAATATTTATGGATGCTACTTATGAAGGCGACCTGATGGCCGCTGCGGGCGTATCCTACACCGTAGGCAGGGAAGCCAATGCCACCTACGGCGAAACGCTCAACGGCATCCAGAAAGCGAATACCCTCAAACACCAGTTTGACTTTCCGGTGAGCCCTTATATCATCCCTGAGGATAGCACCAGCGGCCTTCTGCCGCGTATTCACGGTGGCGACCCCGGCGAAGATGGGCAGGGCGACCAGCGCCTTCAGGCTTACAATTACCGTATGTGTCTTACCACAGCAACGGAAAACCAGATTCCTTTCCCCAAACCTGCCAACTACGACCCGATGCAGTACGAACTATTGGGAAGATATCTGGACAAAGGCTGGCGGCAGGTGTTTCAAAAATTTGACGCGGCGCCCAACCGCAAGACAGACACCAACAACCACGGGGCGTTTTCGACCGACAATATCGGCATGAACTACGATTACCCCGAAGCTACCTACGAACGCAGAAAAGAAATCCTGAAAGAACACGAAGACTATCAGAAAGGGCTGATGTGGTACCTCGCCTACGATCCCCGCGTGCCCGAAGATGTGCGTGCGGAAATGAGCCAGTGGGGCCTCGCAAAAGACGAATTTACCGACAATGGCCACTGGCCGCACCAGATCTATGTGCGCGAAGCGCGGCGGATGGTGAGCGATTTTGTCATGACCGAACTTCACCTCAAAAAGGAGATTCCAACCCCCAAACCCATCGGCATGGGGTCGTACAATATGGACTCCCACAACGCCCAGCGGTATGTGGATGAAAACGGATTTGCCCGAAACGAAGGCGATATTCAGGTAAGTCCGGGTGGGCCGTACCCGGTGAGTTATGAAGCCATTATCCCACAAAAATCCGAAGCGACCAATCTGCTCGTACCCGTCTGCCTTTCTTCCTCACATATCGCCTACGGCTCGATACGCATGGAGCCGGTATTTATGATCCTGGGGCAGTCGGCAGCGACGGCAGCCAGTTTGGCGATTGACGGCAACACGAGCGTTCAGGATGTGGATTACAATCAGCTTAAGGCCCGTCTGGAGGCCGACGGGCAGGTGCTTGGATTGTAG
- a CDS encoding c-type cytochrome — METNKFLLWTMLLLFAGFYLTACTNGKSGHEEGNAHSASTTPEALVSRGEYLVGIMGCNDCHSPKRMGPNGPEIIPELMLSGFPADRPIIAFKDSLIKAGYAMFYPDLTAGAGPWGISFAGNLTPDETGIGNWTESQFKIALTQGRYKGQETGRMLLPPMPWQNYKNMEDSDITAVFAYLKSLKPVSNLVPAPIAPDDM, encoded by the coding sequence ATGGAAACTAACAAATTTCTCCTTTGGACTATGCTCCTCCTGTTTGCTGGTTTTTATCTCACCGCCTGTACGAATGGCAAGTCAGGCCATGAGGAGGGGAATGCTCATTCCGCATCCACAACCCCCGAAGCGCTCGTCAGTCGTGGCGAATACCTGGTCGGTATCATGGGCTGCAATGACTGCCATTCGCCCAAAAGAATGGGCCCCAACGGCCCCGAAATCATCCCCGAATTAATGCTCTCGGGTTTTCCTGCCGACCGCCCCATCATCGCCTTTAAAGACAGCCTCATCAAAGCCGGTTATGCCATGTTTTATCCCGACCTGACCGCTGGCGCAGGGCCATGGGGTATCTCTTTTGCCGGAAACCTCACCCCCGATGAAACCGGGATCGGCAACTGGACCGAAAGTCAGTTTAAAATCGCGCTTACCCAGGGCCGGTACAAAGGCCAGGAAACCGGACGGATGCTCCTGCCGCCCATGCCCTGGCAAAACTATAAAAACATGGAAGACAGCGATATTACAGCGGTCTTTGCGTACCTCAAAAGCCTGAAGCCTGTCAGTAATCTCGTGCCGGCCCCTATTGCTCCCGACGATATGTAA